Proteins from a single region of Undibacterium sp. KW1:
- a CDS encoding M20/M25/M40 family metallo-hydrolase, translating into MLIKKVLPFCIVLSIGALTSTANAQSLSPTEQKIVATVQARSEAALQLLERSVNINSGTLNHAGVREVGKLFSNELEGLGFKTSWSEMPAAMNRAGHLLAEREGKQGKRILMIGHLDTVFEKDSPVQLWDRQGNRVRGQGVNDMKGGDVIMIEALRALHAVGALDNTRIQVIFSGDEESAGHPIATSRADLVNAAKRSDVALAFEGTALDKNGNATGTVGRRASGGFVLDVTAKQGHSAAVFGHNGYGAIYETARILNSFREQLIEPDLTFNPGNIVGGTEISYDNQNSKGTAFGKTNVIAPSAQVHGDLRYLSAEQGQRARERMKDIVSKNLAGTSAKIRFSENYPPMSPTPGNYALLDLYSKASFDAGLGEIKAFPPGERGAGDIQFVAPYVDSLDGLGATGRGAHSPDEDLDISSIQRATIRTAIYLYRLTR; encoded by the coding sequence ATGCTCATCAAAAAAGTGCTCCCTTTTTGCATCGTCTTGTCCATAGGCGCATTGACCTCCACTGCCAACGCGCAAAGCCTGTCACCGACTGAACAAAAAATTGTCGCTACTGTGCAGGCCAGGTCAGAAGCCGCGCTGCAACTGCTGGAACGCAGTGTCAATATCAATAGCGGCACACTCAATCATGCAGGTGTGCGCGAAGTCGGCAAGTTATTCAGCAATGAACTTGAGGGCCTGGGCTTCAAGACCAGTTGGTCTGAGATGCCCGCAGCCATGAACCGAGCCGGGCATTTGCTGGCCGAGCGTGAGGGCAAGCAAGGCAAGCGCATACTAATGATAGGCCATCTCGATACCGTGTTTGAAAAAGACAGCCCCGTGCAGTTATGGGACAGGCAGGGCAACCGCGTGCGCGGCCAGGGCGTGAATGATATGAAGGGTGGCGACGTCATCATGATAGAAGCCCTGCGCGCCCTGCATGCCGTGGGCGCACTCGACAATACCCGCATACAGGTCATCTTCAGTGGTGATGAAGAAAGTGCTGGCCACCCCATCGCCACTTCGCGTGCTGACCTGGTCAATGCAGCCAAACGCAGTGACGTAGCCCTGGCCTTTGAGGGTACGGCACTCGATAAAAACGGCAACGCCACCGGCACCGTAGGCCGCCGCGCCTCTGGCGGGTTTGTGCTGGATGTGACAGCCAAGCAAGGCCATTCCGCTGCCGTGTTTGGCCACAATGGTTATGGCGCGATTTATGAAACTGCGCGCATCCTGAACAGCTTTCGCGAACAATTGATCGAACCCGACCTCACCTTCAACCCCGGCAATATCGTCGGTGGCACCGAGATCAGTTACGACAACCAGAACAGCAAGGGTACTGCCTTCGGCAAGACCAATGTCATCGCCCCCAGCGCCCAGGTGCATGGCGATTTGCGCTACCTCAGCGCAGAGCAGGGCCAGCGCGCCAGAGAGCGCATGAAAGACATCGTCAGTAAAAACCTGGCTGGCACCAGCGCAAAGATACGCTTTAGCGAAAACTACCCACCCATGTCCCCCACCCCCGGTAACTACGCCCTGCTAGACCTGTACTCCAAAGCCAGCTTTGATGCAGGCCTCGGTGAAATCAAAGCCTTCCCGCCGGGCGAACGCGGTGCTGGCGACATACAATTTGTCGCACCGTATGTCGATAGCCTGGATGGCCTGGGCGCCACCGGCAGAGGTGCGCACTCACCGGATGAAGACCTGGATATTTCTTCAATACAGAGAGCGACGATCAGGACGGCGATATATTTGTATCGGTTGACGCGGTGA
- a CDS encoding barstar family protein produces the protein MKIQSHVTHHKNFCLSNWEFQREDDDLKLIELLSFSTIQVLHREVRFPSSQDATLQLSGCVIVNPDFQKSITSAASVTRMTGLVVYMMDSEGRKIAEYSVTATNILNTSVQINGVMDIVLAVTHFDPDLKHVNVLQAMWCRDKQKNNRWADLDFLQRRSWLNLVRKHHCLCENDIEDKPANMVYELDGNHVTDYSSFFIALGEAVNGPGGYFGGSFDALADCLCGGFGAEHPFTLIWKASNIARIAFDKKARIEEVLAQREYALRNHDYEEDELSSIAEIMARDDRPLFDEIVDFLQRKNYIRLILEN, from the coding sequence ATGAAAATTCAAAGCCACGTGACGCACCACAAAAATTTTTGCCTGTCCAACTGGGAATTCCAGAGAGAAGATGACGACTTAAAGCTCATTGAACTTCTCTCCTTTAGCACGATTCAAGTGCTGCATAGAGAAGTTCGTTTTCCAAGCAGTCAAGATGCGACTTTGCAACTGTCCGGGTGCGTTATTGTAAATCCGGATTTCCAGAAATCCATCACGTCTGCCGCATCTGTCACCAGGATGACAGGCCTGGTAGTTTACATGATGGACTCAGAGGGACGAAAAATTGCGGAATACTCTGTAACAGCGACAAATATTTTGAATACCAGTGTACAGATTAATGGCGTTATGGACATCGTCTTGGCCGTAACGCATTTTGATCCTGATCTGAAGCACGTGAATGTTTTACAGGCGATGTGGTGCAGAGATAAGCAAAAAAATAATCGTTGGGCTGATCTGGACTTTCTGCAACGCAGGTCATGGCTGAATCTGGTTCGCAAGCATCATTGTCTATGTGAGAACGATATTGAAGATAAACCTGCCAATATGGTGTATGAACTGGATGGGAATCATGTCACTGACTATTCAAGCTTTTTTATCGCACTAGGCGAAGCTGTCAATGGCCCGGGTGGCTATTTTGGTGGCAGTTTTGATGCACTCGCTGATTGCCTTTGTGGTGGCTTTGGAGCAGAGCACCCCTTCACATTGATTTGGAAAGCATCAAATATCGCCAGAATAGCGTTCGACAAAAAGGCACGCATTGAAGAAGTCTTAGCGCAACGCGAATATGCATTACGAAACCATGATTATGAGGAAGATGAACTATCAAGCATTGCCGAAATCATGGCACGGGATGACCGGCCATTGTTTGATGAGATTGTGGATTTCTTGCAAAGAAAAAATTACATCCGCTTAATTTTGGAAAACTAA
- a CDS encoding serine hydrolase: MFRSSRIIQLFYVLFIFSHVQCFAFGKNLPANFAALDNYLQSQFDATGVPGAALVVVSKDKILHMRGFGISGPDQRACTPRTLFLIGSTSKSFTALGIMQLVEAGKLELDAPVSRYLPWFRTSDSVASEQITVRHLLNQTSGFSTFEGLKDFANTDTSDEAVEKRLRALQYLKLGSAPGKHFEYSNINYVILGYLIQVVSGQSYSQYMEGHVFAPLAMRSSAATDKRSDATDLATGYRYWFGKSIPATSLPYPKILIPAGYLYTNAEDMGHYLMAHMSGGMFEGKAVLSSNGIDVLHSSSVPFGSRLRYAMGWIADTQDPGFYDHDGGLPHFASYMAIAPDEDWAVAILVNANNMLSDRSIAAIGSQAVRIVRGKAPTALERDKFLPTVLIGLITLFVIQLIIVTWMIRRIRKWHAHPEISPKNRCRWLLNAFVPLIFGSLPILTIFIVLPVFHNFYLPDLLMFTPDAGFLIMLNLVIALVGGATCAHLTLAQGRRYD, encoded by the coding sequence ATGTTTCGATCAAGCCGTATCATTCAACTCTTCTACGTTTTATTTATTTTTAGCCACGTTCAGTGTTTCGCATTTGGGAAAAATTTACCTGCCAATTTCGCTGCTCTTGATAATTATTTACAGTCGCAATTTGATGCTACTGGAGTGCCCGGTGCTGCGTTGGTTGTGGTGTCAAAAGACAAAATCCTTCACATGCGGGGATTTGGTATTAGCGGGCCGGATCAACGAGCTTGCACACCGCGAACTTTATTCTTAATTGGATCTACCTCAAAATCATTTACCGCCCTTGGCATCATGCAATTGGTTGAAGCAGGAAAACTTGAATTGGATGCACCAGTGAGCCGCTATCTTCCTTGGTTTCGAACATCTGATTCAGTAGCCTCAGAACAGATCACGGTTCGTCATCTGTTAAACCAAACCAGCGGATTCTCGACGTTCGAAGGCTTAAAAGACTTTGCCAATACCGATACTTCCGACGAAGCTGTTGAAAAAAGATTGCGGGCGCTCCAATATCTTAAGCTAGGATCTGCTCCAGGAAAACACTTTGAATATTCAAACATTAACTATGTAATCCTCGGTTACTTGATTCAGGTAGTCTCCGGGCAGTCGTATAGCCAATATATGGAGGGCCACGTTTTTGCACCTCTCGCAATGAGAAGCAGTGCAGCTACCGATAAACGCAGTGACGCAACTGATCTCGCCACCGGCTATCGTTATTGGTTTGGTAAATCAATTCCAGCCACATCATTGCCATATCCAAAAATTTTAATTCCAGCTGGCTATTTGTATACAAACGCAGAAGATATGGGACATTATCTGATGGCGCATATGTCTGGAGGTATGTTTGAGGGTAAGGCGGTATTGTCTTCGAATGGCATTGATGTACTGCATAGTTCAAGCGTCCCATTTGGCTCACGTTTGCGATATGCGATGGGTTGGATTGCTGATACTCAAGACCCAGGGTTTTATGATCATGACGGCGGATTGCCGCATTTTGCAAGCTACATGGCAATCGCACCGGATGAGGATTGGGCTGTCGCTATACTTGTCAATGCCAATAATATGTTGTCAGACCGAAGCATCGCTGCAATCGGATCTCAAGCTGTTCGTATTGTAAGGGGGAAAGCGCCGACTGCTCTTGAACGAGATAAATTCCTGCCTACTGTATTGATAGGACTAATTACACTCTTTGTTATTCAGCTTATCATCGTCACTTGGATGATTCGACGAATCCGGAAGTGGCACGCACACCCCGAAATATCGCCAAAGAACCGATGCAGATGGTTGTTAAATGCGTTCGTACCGTTGATCTTTGGCTCGCTTCCAATACTGACGATATTCATTGTTCTTCCTGTTTTTCACAATTTTTACCTCCCCGATTTGCTGATGTTCACACCAGATGCCGGTTTCTTGATCATGCTTAATCTTGTCATAGCGTTGGTCGGCGGAGCCACTTGTGCGCACCTGACATTAGCGCAGGGCCGTAGGTACGATTAG